In Thermus aquaticus, the sequence CGGACCTCGAGGCGGTCCGGAACGCCCGTGAGGCGGCGGGGAATGGTGCGGATGGTGAGGAGGTTCTGGGTCACCTCCTCCCCGGTCTCCCCGTCGCCCCGGGTGGCCCCAAAGACGAGGATGCCCTCCTCGTAGTAGAGGTTCACGGAAAGACCGTCCACCTTGTGCTCCACGGTGTAGAGGAAGGGCCCCTTCCGCCCCAGGGCCCGCTCTATCCGCTCCTCAAAGGCCCTCACCTCGTCCAAGGAAAAGGCGTTGTCCAGGGAGTACATGCGGGTGGGGTGGCGCACCGGGCGGAAGGTGGACTCCAGAGGCCTCGCCCCCACCTGTTCCGTGGGGGAGTCGGGGCTTTTGAGCTCGGGAAAACGCTCCTCCAGCTCCTTAAGCTCCCTAAGGAGCCGGTCGTACTCGGCGTCGGAGATCTCGGGGGCGTCCAGGACGTAGTAGAGGTAGTTGTGGTAACGGATCAGGTCCCTGAGTTCGTTGACGCGCCTGCGGGCCGCCTCGAGGGTCATGCCTTGAGTTTACCCGGCCGGGTATAATAGCCCAAGTTGCTACCTACCCCCTGGGCCAGAAAAATAGTGGCCGCTATGCTTTCGCACACCATAGCGGCCTTTTGCATCATAGACGATGCCCTCCAGGCGATGGGCTACAAGGACGACCCCCAGGCCAAAACACCCGCGTCCGCTATCCTTACCCACATTCCGCACCCCCCTCACTCCAGGAGGTAATATCGCTGTGCCCCCAGCAGGCGCACCGCGGTCTCGTGATGGGGGGCCAGGTTGAGGACCAAGGGCCTGCCCTCCAGCTCCACCAGGCGCACCCAGATGAAGAGCCCGAACACCCAGCGCAGGGTGGGTCTTTGGCCAGAGGGTAGACCAAAAGGACCAGGGCCATCACCCGCTCCGGCCGCTTCAGGAAGGTGCTGCCGGTGAAGAACAGAGGGTCTTTGAGAAACCGGAAGCCCCGCTCCACCGTTCGGGTCTGGTCCTTGTACCGCCCCAGCACCTCCCCGGCCGGCAGGGCCTCCCGGTCTAGGACGTCCGTGGCCAGGAGGAAGCGTCCCAGGCCCCGCCTCGCCCGCTCCAGCTTCCCCTCGTCCACCTCCAAGCGGGCCAGGAGGCGGTAGCCCACCGAGAGGGGCGCCTCCCCCTTCCAGGGACGCCCCACCCGCCCCCAGCGCCGCTCTTCCTGTACCCCCAGGTAGACCAGGCGGTGGGAGGAAAGCTTCCCACTGGCCTCCTCATCTACCGCCAGGGCCCGCNNNNNNNNNNNNNNNNNNNNNNNNNNNNNNNNNNNNNNNNNNNNNNNNNNNNNNNNNNNNNNNNNNNNNNNNNNNNNNNNNNNNNNNNNNNNNNNNNNNNNNNNNNNNNNNNNNNNNNNNNNNNNNNNNNNNNNNNNNNNNNNNNNNNNNNNNNNNNNNNNNNNNNNNNNNNNNNNNNNNNNNNNNNNNNNNNNNNNNNNNNNNNNNNNNNNNNNNNNNNNNNNNNNNNNNNNNNNNNNNNNNNNNNNNNNNNNNNNNNNNNNNNNNNNNNNNNNNNNNNNNNNNNNNNNNNNNNNNNNNNNNNNNNNNNNNNNNNNNNNNNNNNNNNNNNNNNNNNNNNNNNNNNNNNNNNNNNNNNNNNNNNNNNNNNNNNNNNNNNNNNNNNNNNNNNNNNNNNNNNNNNNNNNNNNNNNNNNNNNNNNNNNNNNNNNNNNNNNNNNNNNNNNNNNNNNNNNNNNNNNNNNNNNNNNNNNNNNNNNNNNNNNNNNNNNNNNNNNNNNNNNNNNNNNNNNNNNNNNNNNNNNNNNNNNNNNNNNNNNNNNNNNNNNNNNNNNNNNNNNNNNNNNNNNNNNNNNNNNNNNNGCCCATGCGGTCGTCGTTGAGGAGGTCGGGGGTGATGCCCTTCCCCAGGAGGTGCTCGGTGGGCTTGCCCTGGAAGAAGTGGCCGAAGAGGTAGAGGGGGGAGGCGACGAAGCCCAGGGCGTTCAAGAGGGCGGCCTTGAGGGCCATCCCGGTGGAGACCTTTTCCCCGGGCCTAGGGCCCACGAGGCGGTCCACGGTCTCCACCAGCCGGATTCTGTCCAGCACGCTAGCCACCAGGCCCAGGTGGCCCAGGTCGTAGACCTGTAGGTTGGGTGGGGTTTCCATCCCAAAATCCTAAGGCATGGGGGGAGGGGTGCGGAATGTCGGTGGCCCATCTGGCCTTGGGGTTGGTGGCCTATGGGCTCACCGAGCGGCAGCGGGAGGGGCTGGGGTTGAGTTTCTACCAATGCCGACGGAGACTCATCGCAGGTAAGCTGAGCCTGGATCTGAGCCCTCTGTTACCGGTGCAGGTGGAGGCCGCGTAAGTCCAGCAGGAACCTTTTGCCGGGGCCCCCATGCTGGCTTGGGCCAGCATGGGGTGGTATTACTTGGCCAAGGCCTTGTCCAGGAGGGCCTTCCACTCCTCGTAGGGCATGAAGCCCGTGCGCTTCTCCCCGGCGATGAAGAAGGTGGGGGTGCCGGTGAGGCCCAGGTCCTGGGCTAGCTGTTGGTCGCCCAGGACCCCTTGGCGCATCCTGCCCGAGGCCAGGCAGCTCTGGAAGGCCCCCGTGTCCAGGCCCAGCTGGCCCGCCAGATCCACCAGGTAGCGGTCCAGGGCCTGGCCCCGGAGGTTGCCCCAGGCTTGGGCCGCCCGGAAGAGGACCTCGTGGTACTCGTAGTAGCGGCCCTGCTCGTGGGCGCAGGCGGCCGCCTCGCCCGCCCGGATCACCTGGTCTTGGCCGGGGAAGGGGAAGTCGCGGAAGAGGTAGCGCACCTTGCCGGTGTCCACGTACTCGGCCTTGAGACGAGGGAGGACGTTTAGGGCGTGCTGCTGGCAGAAGCCGCAGAGGTAGTTGGAGAAGTCCACCACCACGATGGGGGCGTCCTCCCGGCCCAGGGCGAACCGGGCCCCCTGAGCGGGGTCCAGGTTCTTCCCCTTAGGTCCAAAGAAGATCCAGCCCAGGCCCAGAAGGGCCAGGAGGAGCACTACGGCCACTATGGCGCGCGGCATGGGCTCACTCTACCACGTTCCTAGCCCCGGTAAGGGGCCTGCCGGGCCTCACCCTCAGGGGTGACGTAAAAGGGGTTTTGGTCGGTGGAGACCAAGGTCTCCTCGGCGATGGCCTCTTCCAGGTCCTTGGGCAGGACGAACATGGCTTCGAGGTAGCGGGAGGTGAGGTGGCGCAGAGGCAGGTTCCGCTCCCGGATCCGGGCCTCTATGACCCCCTCGGAGAAGGCCGCCGGGTCAAAGGCGTCCGAGGCCAGGAGGAAGCCGAAGTTCAGGTAAAAGCCCGGGATGTGGTTTTTGTAGCTCCTGACATAGCGGAAGGCCTCCCGCACCGTGCGGTGGACCACGGGGTGGACCCGGTGGTGGGTGAGCAGGATCATTCCCGCCTGCATGCCCATGACCCCCCCGGGGTTCAGGCGGCTTTTCACCAGGCGGTAGAACTCCACGGTGTAGAGGAGCCTAGCCGGGTTGTCCTCTCCCACGGGGTCGGTGAGGTCAATGAGGATGACGTCGTAGGTGTCCTCGTGGCGCTCCAGGTAGGCCCGCGCGTCCTCAATGACCAGGACCGTGCGGGGGTCCTCAAAGGCTCCCTGGTGCCACTCGGGCATGTGGGCCTTGGCCACCTCCACCAGCTCCCCGTCAATGTCCACCATGACCGCCCGCTCCACGCTGGGGTGCTTGAGGACCTCCCTTAGCGTGGCCCCCTCCCCGCCCCCCACGATCAGGACCCGCCTGGGGTCGGGGTGGGCCAGCATGGCGGGGTGGACCAAGGTCTCGTGGTAGATGTACTCGTCCTTTTCCGTGCTCTGCACGTCCTTGTCCAGGACCAGGACCTTGCCGAAGCCCTTGGTTTCAAAGAGGAAGTAGTCCTGATACTGGGTGCGCCCCGAGGCGATGACCCGCTCCATGCGGCGCACCAGGGTCTCATAGGGGGTGATGTGCTCAAAGAAGTACATGCCGTAGTCCATGGCTAACCCTCCTTCCCGCCAAAACCGCGGCGCTTGATGGCGTGCTCGGTGCCCCGCCAGTAGCGGAAGGCGGACTCCTCCTTGGCCCCGAAGGCCCGGGAGAGGCCCTTCAGCACCTCCTCGGGGTCCACGCCGTCCCGGTAGAAGTAAAGGTCCAAGGTGGCGGAGGCGTTATCCTCGGGCCAGGTGTGGATCATCACCGCGGCCACGGGGCTCACCACCGCCGCCGAGAGCCCCTGCGGGTGGAACTTGTAGACCACCGACTGGGCCGAGCCCTTGGGGGCCCCCAGGCGCATCACCGCATCCAAAAGGGCCGCTTCCACCATCCTGGGGTTTTCCAGCACGTCCAGGTCGCACCCGTAGATCTCCGCCACCCAGCGCCCGCCCGGCACCGTTTCCACAAGGGTCCATGTTAGCACACTAGCCGAAGAAGTCCTTGAGCTCTTCCTTGGTGATGAGGACCTCCCTGGGCTTGGACCCGCGGGCCGGCCCCACGATGCCCATGGCCTCGAGGGCGTCCATGAGCTTCCCGGCTCGGGCGTGGCCCACGGAGAGCCTCCGCTGGAGGCGGCTCACGGAGCCGTAGCCCTCCTCCACCACGATCTCCGCCGCCTTCTTGAGCAGGGGGTCGGAGAAGTCCACCTCGCCCACGGCGCCCTCAGGGGCCTTGGGGGGCTCAAAGTCGGCGGCGTAGGCCTCGGCGAAGCGGTCCTCGTAGCTTTGCGCCCGCAGGAAGCCCGCCAGGCGGGCCACCTCCTCCTCGGAGATGTAGGGCACCTGGAGGCGCACGGGCTTGGGCAGGCCCGGCTGGTGGAAGAGGGCGTCCCCCTGGCCGATGAGCTTCTCCGCTCCCTGAGTGTCCAGGATGGTGCGGGAGTCAAAGCCGCTGGAGACGGCGAAGGCCAGCCGGGCGGGGATGTTCACCTTGATGAGGGAGGTGAGGATGTCCACGCTGGGGCGCTGGGTGGCCAGGACGAGGTGCATCCCCGTGGCCCGGGCCATCTGGGCCAGGCGCAGGATGGCGCTTTCCACCTCCTTGGGGGCGGTCATCATGAGGTCCGCCAGCTCGTCCACCACGATGACCAGGTAGGGCAAAGCCTCCTCGGGACCGACCTTGGCGTTGT encodes:
- a CDS encoding DUF4277 domain-containing protein, which codes for METPPNLQVYDLGHLGLVASVLDRIRLVETVDRLVGPRPGEKVSTGMALKAALLNALGFVASPLYLFGHFFQGKPTEHLLGKGITPDLLNDDRMG
- a CDS encoding DsbA family protein, with amino-acid sequence MPRAIVAVVLLLALLGLGWIFFGPKGKNLDPAQGARFALGREDAPIVVVDFSNYLCGFCQQHALNVLPRLKAEYVDTGKVRYLFRDFPFPGQDQVIRAGEAAACAHEQGRYYEYHEVLFRAAQAWGNLRGQALDRYLVDLAGQLGLDTGAFQSCLASGRMRQGVLGDQQLAQDLGLTGTPTFFIAGEKRTGFMPYEEWKALLDKALAK
- the speE gene encoding polyamine aminopropyltransferase, translating into MDYGMYFFEHITPYETLVRRMERVIASGRTQYQDYFLFETKGFGKVLVLDKDVQSTEKDEYIYHETLVHPAMLAHPDPRRVLIVGGGEGATLREVLKHPSVERAVMVDIDGELVEVAKAHMPEWHQGAFEDPRTVLVIEDARAYLERHEDTYDVILIDLTDPVGEDNPARLLYTVEFYRLVKSRLNPGGVMGMQAGMILLTHHRVHPVVHRTVREAFRYVRSYKNHIPGFYLNFGFLLASDAFDPAAFSEGVIEARIRERNLPLRHLTSRYLEAMFVLPKDLEEAIAEETLVSTDQNPFYVTPEGEARQAPYRG
- the speD gene encoding S-adenosylmethionine decarboxylase — encoded protein: METVPGGRWVAEIYGCDLDVLENPRMVEAALLDAVMRLGAPKGSAQSVVYKFHPQGLSAAVVSPVAAVMIHTWPEDNASATLDLYFYRDGVDPEEVLKGLSRAFGAKEESAFRYWRGTEHAIKRRGFGGKEG